In a genomic window of Styela clava chromosome 7, kaStyClav1.hap1.2, whole genome shotgun sequence:
- the LOC120329078 gene encoding transmembrane protein 127-like: MFSNRHSGHNRNRRNDRTNTFGDNLGRRLGGKHKNMNIISAILGTATLVMLCASLVEPKWFALEGGECCLSYLGISLFFGKFSMEDAQSIPLDESCKEGSSVDMAMCVNSKALMLIHVIIAFCLFAIISSLFSFVLDVLSPRKNPLWKALKRYAIGYIFCVLNTATTVGFAYWASQEIYNLQFDHKQYPGSKAEVMFGTGVYLVTAAGGLAILATASNLMRQYPTEEEEQAELLLDAMEEMDDDGNVTSASCNLGYEPNPPPPYVP, encoded by the exons ATGTTTTCGAATCGCCATTCAGGGCATAATCGTAACAGAAGAAATGATAGGACAAACACATTTGGTGATAACCTTGGAAGAAGATTAGGTGGAAAGCACAAAAACATGAACATAATATCTGCAATACTAGGAACAGCAACATTAGTAATGCTTTGTGCGAGCCTCGTAGAACCTAAATGGTTTGCTTTAGAAGGAGGTGAATGTTGTCTTTCATATTTGGGAATTAGTCTGTTTTTTGGGAAATTCAGCATGGAAGATGCTCAATCTATACCGCTTGATGAATCCTGCAAGGAAg ggTCATCGGTGGATATGGCAATGTGTGTTAATTCAAAAGCTTTAATGCTAATTCACGTTATCATTGCTTTTTGTTTATTTGCAATTATTTCaagtttattttcttttgtattgGATGTTCTCTCACCAAGGAAAAATCCATTATGGAAAGCGTTAAAAAGATATGCAATTGGATACATATTTTGCG TATTaaacacagcaacaacagtaggCTTTGCATATTGGGCTTCACAAGAAATCTACAACTTACAGTTTGATCATAAGCAATACCCTGGAAGCAAGGCTGAAGTAATGTTTGGTACTGGTGTCTACCTTGTGACTGCAGCCGGTGGACTTGCAATTCTTGCTACTGCTTCAAATTTAATGCGCCAATACCCAACTGAGGAAGAGGAACAAGCTGAACTATTACTTGATGCAATGGAAGAAATGGACGATGATGGCAATGTAACCAGTGCATCATGTAATCTAGGTTATGAGCCTAATCCACCACCACCTTATGTACCTTAG
- the LOC120329069 gene encoding large ribosomal subunit protein uL29m-like, which yields MLKGVKFVLCTAFQYTYRQKNSHQISNCIKSAWENIDASNTLKVSRRNIYICTRDQGLEEFFEPPKNIGHKHIKSAAPWSRDLLRLKSSEDLHKLWFVLLKERNMLETMQFHYETVDEPMPSPERLEKVAESMSNLRDVLEEREKSINMLLLGRPTKAHGEYRKSGLGATYWYQYKPHLIPKELAKDVYGDKPADLASFNMFLHEWHIRFQERREKVWARRKSALRLKWIRIRENNPSLPKSPPKWWLDRFKCKLRYGLHPEVQIYLQMKNSTKRKIPYPKRYHSDY from the exons ATGCTTAAAGGGGTGAAATTTGTGCTATGTACCGCCTTTCAGTACACATATCGTCAAAAGAATTCACACCAAATTAG CAATTGTATAAAATCAGCCTGGGAAAACATTGATGCTTCAAatacattaaaagtatctagaAGAAACATTTATATATGCACAAGAGATCAAGGCTTGGAAGAATTTTTTGAGCCTCCGAAAAATATTGGACACAAGCATATCAAATCTGCAGCACCTTGGTCAAGAGATCTTTTGCGATTGAAAAGCAGTGAAGACCTACATAAATTATG GTTTGTACTACTAAAAGAAAGAAATATGTTGGAAACTATGCAGTTCCACTACGAGACTGTCGATGAACCAATGCCCAGTCCAGAACGCCTTGAAAAG gTTGCAGAGTCAATGAGTAATCTAAGAGATGTTTTGGAGGAACgtgaaaaatcaataaatatgcTTTTGCTTGGAAGACCTACTAAAGCGCATG GTGAATATAGAAAAAGTGGTTTGGGAGCTACATACTGGTATCAATATAAACCACATTTGATCCCTAAGGAACTCGCAAAAGACGTTTACGGAGATAAACCAGCAGATTTAGCATCTTTCAATATGTTTCTTCATGAATGGCACAT ACGATTTCAGGAGCGCAGGGAGAAAGTTTGGGCTCGACGGAAATCCGCGCTCAGGTTGAAATGGATAAGAATTCGAGAGAACAATCCATCCCTTCCTAAAAGTCCCCCAAAGTGGTGGTTGGACAGGTTCAAATGTAAACTTCGTTATGGGCTGCATCCAGAAGTGCAGATTTACCTGCAAATGAAAAACTCTACCAAACGTAAAATACCATATCCTAAAAGGTATCACAGTGATTATTAA
- the LOC120329056 gene encoding OTU domain-containing protein 3-like, which produces MSKKTGRNSKTDVDRAAKRAAQNIRKHKQSMSSYLSEDVNYGGFSNHLALLGLKLRDIPGDGNCLFRALGDQMDGHSDNHLRHREEIVKYMTEHRSDFEPFVEDDIPFNRHVENLRNPGTYAGNDAIVAFARKYNVNVVIHQLNAPIWTVKGNEQPNSRQLHIAYHNGDHYSSIRKINDNSNGPANVKLGEYKETENLMQRKNVKKRSDSVSEYELQKIKRIIEVTGCQDRKLIRKILNETGQDEDETVGLILQSYLSEDDESPMSSPNQEKNDNINHRTSNNSIWDKDGSGTRIFGGHHCATSNTGKPKKNINVNTPPKKLTNRQRQDQARRDKNKRKSARRKNTPTSDSDESEIMVKNLSMLNI; this is translated from the exons ATGTCGAAAAAAACAGGTAGAAATTCAAAGACGGACGTGGACAGAGCCGCTAAAAGAGCAGCACAGAATATACGAAAGCATAAACAG TCAATGAGTTCCTATTTATCAGAAGATGTGAATTACGGAGGATTTTCAAATCATCTCGCACTTTTGGGATTGAAATTGAGAGATATCCCCGGAGATGG AAACTGTCTCTTTCGAGCTCTCGGTGATCAAATGGACGGTCATTCAGATAACCACCTTCGACATAGAGAAGAAATCGTGAAATACATGACTGAACATAGGAGTGATTTTGAACCATTTGTGGAAGATGATATCCCTTTCAATCGTCATG TTGAAAATCTACGAAACCCTGGAACATATGCAGGAAATGATGCAATTGTTGCATTTGCCAGGAAATACAATGTCAATGTGGTGATTCATCAACTTAATGCTCCTATTTGGACT GTGAAAGGCAATGAACAGCCGAACTCCAGGCAACTACATATTGCATATCATAATGGAGATCATTATTCAAGTATTAGGAAGATTAATGACAACAGTAATGGACCGGCTAATGTGAAACTTGGT GAATACAAGGAAACTGAAAATCTTATGCAAAGAAAGAATGTGAAGAAACGATCAGACAGTGTTTCTGAGTATGaactacaaaaaataaaacgaattaTTGAAGTAACAGGATGTCAG GATCGGAAGTTGATTAggaaaatattgaatgaaactGGACAGGATGAAGATGAAACCGTCGGCCTCATTCTACAATCCTATTTATCAGAAG ATGATGAATCACCTATGAGCTCGCCTAACCAGGAgaaaaatgataatataaatCACAGAACATCCAATAATTCAATATGGGATAAGGATGGTTCTGGAACAAGAATATTTGGTGGTCATCATTGTGCAACATCCAACACAGGAAAACCAAAGAAGAATATAAATGTGAACACTCCCCCTAAAAAG TTGACCAACCGGCAAAGACAGGATCAAGCTCGACGAGATAAGAATAAGCGAAAATCAGCAAGACGGAAAAACACACCAACCAGCGACTCTGATGAATCTGAGATTATGGTTAAAAATCTATCCATGCTGAACATATAA